Proteins found in one Candidatus Hydrogenedentota bacterium genomic segment:
- a CDS encoding phosphoribosylformylglycinamidine synthase — MKTHRIEIARKANQADPAGASVRAQIAQDLDINVEAVRIIDVYTIHAALSEEELTVICEQVFSNPITHDCALNRSLAKDYSCLVEIGFLPGVTDTVGRSALSAVEDALGRSFSEAEGVYKSTLYALSCVDYETTVHITTALLANDLIEQYSIQSAEEMRSRDGQSLLALPIVKETAGPLMEEVSLDLSDEALKALSRDRMLALELEEMRVIHDYYEQAEVRDARAKAGLPASPTDIELEILAQTWSEHCKHKIFNAVIDYEDGTEKYRITSLFKTYIQGVTDAVSKRVPWLVNVFEDNAGIIRFDEDHVFALKAETHNSPSALDPYGGAMTGIVGVNRDILGAGLGFQCILNTDVLCVASPFYAGEIPPRLMHPRRILRGALRGAQEGGNHSGVPNVNGALVFHEHFFGKPLVFCGTGGLSPAIVGGRPVWEKAARPGDFIIMTGGRIGKDGINGATFSSEALHEGSPATAVQIGDPITQKNMGDFLLEARDLGFYSCITDNGAGGLSSSIGEMALKPGGADVHIDRAPLKYDGLAPWEIFVSEAQERMTLAVPPEHVDAFLDLARRRDVEATVLGTFTDSGQLRCYYDDQLIAALDMDFLHDGLPRMYLEASLDTTTELPQIMPAPDQNDLSADLAAVLGSLNVCSKENFVRMMDQEVQGQSVLKQFQGPGHDGPGNAGVIKPLADSKRGIAVACGICPKYAELDAYAMTACAVDEAVRNLVAVGAAIGTIAGLDNFCWPDPVQSETTPDGRHKLAQLVRSCEALYDVCLAYDIPLISGKDSMKNDYRMGDTKISIPPTLLFTAAAILEDVDKVVSMEVKDAGHIVYVLGETYDEMGGSEYLALHGMTGSCPPRVNHLSARKLYERLHQAIMEGLVKSCHDVSDGGLAAALAESAFSGGYGMTVTLSPLGVENGIIALFSESQSRFVVTVAAEDAAAFEAAMKRSACYRVGETSPEPVLRISCGDDRYIDAELSVLRDAWKKTLDW; from the coding sequence ATGAAGACCCATCGAATTGAAATAGCGCGCAAAGCAAACCAAGCGGACCCGGCAGGAGCATCTGTGCGCGCTCAGATTGCCCAAGATCTTGATATAAACGTCGAAGCTGTACGTATCATTGATGTCTATACGATTCATGCCGCGCTGAGCGAAGAAGAACTGACCGTAATCTGTGAACAAGTTTTCTCTAACCCGATCACCCACGACTGCGCTTTAAACCGATCCCTGGCAAAGGACTACAGCTGCTTGGTTGAAATCGGTTTTTTGCCCGGTGTGACTGATACGGTGGGTCGCAGCGCCCTAAGCGCCGTCGAAGATGCGTTGGGCCGTTCTTTTTCTGAAGCTGAGGGTGTGTACAAAAGCACGCTCTACGCCTTGTCCTGCGTGGATTATGAAACAACGGTTCACATTACCACGGCCCTTCTGGCAAATGACTTAATCGAGCAGTACAGCATTCAAAGCGCCGAAGAAATGCGGTCCCGTGACGGTCAGTCTCTTTTGGCACTGCCTATCGTAAAAGAGACCGCCGGTCCCCTCATGGAAGAAGTGAGCCTCGATCTGTCGGATGAGGCGTTGAAGGCGTTAAGCCGCGATCGGATGCTCGCCCTCGAACTGGAGGAAATGCGGGTTATTCACGACTATTACGAACAGGCAGAGGTACGCGATGCCCGAGCCAAAGCGGGATTGCCTGCATCACCTACGGATATTGAATTGGAAATTTTGGCGCAAACCTGGTCGGAACATTGCAAACATAAAATTTTCAATGCCGTTATCGATTATGAAGACGGCACCGAAAAATATCGGATCACGAGTCTTTTCAAAACCTATATTCAAGGAGTAACCGATGCGGTCAGCAAACGGGTGCCTTGGCTTGTCAACGTATTTGAAGACAACGCCGGCATCATCCGCTTTGATGAAGACCATGTCTTTGCGCTGAAAGCAGAGACCCACAACAGTCCATCGGCTCTGGATCCTTACGGCGGCGCCATGACCGGTATTGTAGGCGTTAACCGAGATATTCTCGGCGCCGGTTTGGGTTTTCAGTGCATTTTAAATACCGATGTACTTTGTGTGGCGTCACCCTTTTACGCGGGTGAAATTCCGCCCCGTCTCATGCATCCGCGCCGAATTTTGAGAGGCGCGCTCCGAGGCGCACAGGAGGGCGGTAACCACAGCGGCGTTCCCAATGTCAACGGTGCCCTTGTGTTCCACGAACATTTTTTTGGTAAACCCCTTGTTTTCTGCGGCACCGGCGGTCTCAGTCCCGCCATCGTCGGCGGTCGGCCTGTATGGGAAAAAGCCGCCCGACCCGGCGACTTTATCATCATGACCGGCGGCCGCATCGGCAAAGACGGCATTAACGGCGCGACTTTTTCTTCGGAAGCGCTCCATGAAGGCTCGCCTGCCACGGCCGTACAGATTGGCGACCCCATCACACAAAAAAACATGGGCGATTTTTTACTGGAAGCGCGGGATCTCGGCTTCTATAGCTGTATCACGGATAACGGAGCAGGCGGCTTGTCGTCGAGCATCGGCGAAATGGCGTTAAAGCCCGGCGGCGCTGATGTTCATATAGACCGTGCGCCTTTGAAATATGACGGACTGGCGCCTTGGGAAATCTTTGTATCTGAAGCGCAGGAGCGCATGACCCTTGCCGTTCCGCCCGAACATGTAGATGCCTTTCTCGACTTGGCACGGCGCCGCGATGTGGAAGCAACGGTATTGGGAACATTTACGGATTCCGGACAACTGCGCTGCTATTACGACGACCAATTAATCGCGGCACTGGACATGGACTTTCTTCATGATGGGCTGCCGCGCATGTACCTGGAGGCGAGCCTAGACACGACGACGGAACTGCCGCAAATTATGCCTGCTCCTGATCAAAACGATTTGAGCGCCGATCTCGCCGCCGTACTCGGCTCTCTTAATGTATGCAGCAAAGAAAATTTCGTGCGCATGATGGATCAGGAGGTTCAAGGGCAGAGCGTACTTAAACAATTTCAGGGACCCGGTCATGATGGTCCGGGAAACGCCGGCGTGATAAAACCCTTAGCAGACAGCAAGCGGGGTATTGCCGTAGCCTGTGGCATTTGCCCGAAATACGCGGAACTTGATGCCTACGCCATGACGGCGTGCGCCGTGGATGAAGCGGTACGCAACCTTGTAGCGGTTGGTGCCGCCATCGGAACCATCGCCGGTCTGGACAACTTTTGCTGGCCTGATCCCGTGCAAAGCGAAACGACTCCTGACGGCCGCCACAAACTGGCGCAATTGGTTCGCTCCTGTGAAGCGCTTTACGATGTATGCCTTGCCTATGACATCCCCTTGATCAGCGGCAAGGACAGCATGAAAAATGATTACCGCATGGGCGACACAAAGATCAGCATTCCCCCTACGCTCCTTTTCACGGCCGCCGCTATTCTTGAAGATGTGGATAAAGTCGTGAGCATGGAAGTGAAAGACGCAGGTCATATCGTCTACGTTCTGGGCGAGACCTATGATGAAATGGGCGGCAGCGAATATCTTGCCCTTCACGGCATGACAGGCTCATGTCCGCCGCGGGTAAATCACTTGTCTGCACGCAAATTATATGAACGGCTGCACCAAGCCATTATGGAAGGTCTTGTCAAGTCCTGTCATGACGTTTCTGATGGCGGGCTTGCCGCAGCCCTCGCGGAAAGTGCCTTCTCCGGCGGATACGGGATGACCGTTACCTTGTCCCCCTTGGGCGTGGAAAATG